One region of Macadamia integrifolia cultivar HAES 741 chromosome 11, SCU_Mint_v3, whole genome shotgun sequence genomic DNA includes:
- the LOC122094133 gene encoding serine carboxypeptidase-like 31 has translation MGTTVQVMGFLGWVLLALIAIVPFVTARHRPWSHTNKQVTIQGSEDLVTELPGQPEVGFRHYAGYVTVNEKNGRALFYWFYEASIQSMEKPLVLWLNGGPGCSSVGYGATQEIGPFIVDTDGSGLKFNPYSWNTEANMLFLESPVGVGFSYSNTTTDYDILGDSFTANNTYNFLHNWFKKFPTYRSRNFYIAGESYAGKYVPELAELIYDMNKDPSLYINLKGFMLGNPETSDSHDWRGMVDYAWSHAVISDETHKIIQDTCNFDSNDTWSNISCRNGVDELLNQYKEIDIYSLYTSVCTNSTNSDNGSMQVMFNSKFKMMPRIMGGYDPCLDDYAKTYYNRPDVQKALHVSDGLQLKNWSICNYTIFREWSESRPSILPIYKKLIEAGLRIWVYSGDTDGRVPVLSTRYSLSVLELPITRAWRPWYHQKQVSGWFQEYKGLTFATFRGAGHAVPIFKPSESLAFFASFLAGETLPLER, from the exons ATGGGTACTACAGTACAGGTGATGGGTTTTCTAGGTTGGGTTCTTCTTGCTCTAATTGCTATAGTGCCTTTTGTTACTGCTAGGCATAGACCATGGTCTCATACCAATAAGCAGGTGACTATACAGGGGAGTGAGGATCTTGTGACTGAATTGCCTGGCCAACCTGAGGTGGGGTTCAGGCATTATGCTGGGTACGTGACAGTGAATGAAAAGAATGGAAGGGCTCTCTTTTACTGGTTCTATGAGGCCTCGATTCAATCCATGGAAAAGCCATTGGTGCTGTGGCTTAATGGAG GTCCTGGGTGTTCCTCTGTGGGATATGGAGCTACACAAGAGATTGGTCCTTTCATTGTTGATACAGATGGAAGTGGGCTCAAATTCAATCCTTACTCATGGAATACAG AAGCAAACATGTTATTCTTGGAATCTCCAGTTGGAGTTGGCTTTTCATACTCAAATACAACCACTGATTATGATATTCTTGGAGACAGCTTTACAG CGAACAATACATATAATTTCCTGCACAACTGGTTCAAAAAATTCCCAACGTATAGAAGCCGGAATTTTTACATAGCAGGGGAGAGCTATGCAG GAAAATATGTTCCAGAGCTGGCTGAGCTAATTTATGATATGAACAAGGATCCTTCTCTATATATTAATCTAAAGGGTTTCATG TTGGGTAATCCTGAAACATCGGATTCTCATGATTGGCGAGGTATGGTGGATTATGCTTGGAGCCATGCTGTGATATCAGATGAAACTCACAAAATTATCCAGGACACCTGCAATTTTGACAGCAATGATACCTGGAGCAACATTAGTTGCAGAAATGGTGTGGATGAATTACTCAATCAGTATAAGGAGATTGATATCTATAGCCTCTATACCTCTGTCTGCACCAACTCAACTAACTCAGACAACGGATCGATGCAAGTCATGTTCAACTCCAAGTTTAAGATG ATGCCAAGGATCATGGGTGGTTATGATCCCTGCCTTGACGATTATGCAAAGACTTACTACAACAGACCCGACGTCCAGAAAGCCCTCCATGTGAGTGATGGTCTTCAGCTCAAGAATTGGAGCATCTGCaa TTATACAATATTTCGTGAATGGTCAGAGTCAAGGCCTTCTATCCTACCTATATACAAGAAGCTAATTGAAGCAGGACTTAGGATATGGGTCTACAG TGGGGATACTGATGGAAGAGTTCCTGTTCTGTCCACAAGATATAGCTTGAGTGTTTTAGAACTGCCTATCACTAGAGCATGGAGGCCTTGGTACCACCAGAAACAG GTTAGTGGGTGGTTCCAAGAATATAAGGGCTTAACTTTTGCAACATTTAGAGGAGCAGGACATGCAGTGCCTATTTTCAAACCAAGCGAGTCCTTGGCCTTCTTTGCATCCTTTCTTGCAGGAGAAACTTTGCCGTTGGAACGTTAA